A genomic region of Fusobacterium perfoetens contains the following coding sequences:
- the selB gene encoding selenocysteine-specific translation elongation factor, whose product MKNIIIGTAGHIDHGKTTLIKNLTGKDTDTLPEEKKRGITIDIGFSYLEISENKKIGIIDVPGHEKFIKNMIAGISGINYIILTVACDDGVMPQTEEHFNIAELLGIKYGVIVLTKCDLVNEEQKSLVKKEIKNLVKNSFLENAEILETSAKDKNSYEKLKNFLIKDIEKCEKEDKKSEEKDFRMYVDRAFSVKGFGTVITGTVLQGEISVGNSLYTYPLNSKVRIKSIENHGIRLEKIEEGNRCALNISDIEKENVKRGSIVSSAPDFKSSDIIDVMFEPLSNVSVKNNQKIKVYFGTREILGKIKIFTENSQFIKINDKKIKHPAQIYLEEKAALIYKEKGIIRDSVSGKILGGVKVLNLSSEKIKQSNILYAEKLINIYKEDETFENKKDSAYLKNILENFHKFSHLERGILRAELKNKYFKDFSHKDFKKFIDENIIKNEIKSEKIYEREYLSLKDYKIKLTKDEKELKEKIFKIYKESRFIPKKQSIIEGDFLNAENFRNIHNYLYEEGMIIFLENDFYILKGFLKEAEKLIKEYLKEHEKITLSETRTLLNIDRLSAVMILEKLDKLKITERNKDYRILYKGEKHD is encoded by the coding sequence ATGAAAAATATTATAATAGGAACTGCTGGGCATATTGACCACGGAAAGACAACTCTTATTAAAAATCTTACTGGAAAAGATACTGATACTCTTCCTGAAGAAAAAAAAAGAGGTATTACTATTGATATTGGTTTTTCATATCTTGAAATTTCTGAAAATAAAAAAATTGGAATTATTGATGTTCCAGGACATGAAAAATTTATAAAAAATATGATTGCAGGAATATCAGGAATAAATTATATTATTCTTACTGTAGCATGTGATGATGGAGTTATGCCTCAGACAGAAGAGCATTTTAACATTGCAGAACTTCTTGGTATAAAATATGGAGTTATAGTTCTTACAAAATGTGATTTAGTAAATGAAGAACAAAAAAGTCTTGTTAAAAAAGAGATAAAAAACCTTGTTAAAAATTCTTTTTTAGAAAATGCAGAAATTTTAGAAACTTCTGCTAAAGATAAAAATTCATATGAAAAACTAAAAAACTTTCTTATAAAAGATATTGAAAAATGTGAGAAAGAAGATAAAAAAAGCGAAGAAAAAGATTTTAGAATGTATGTAGACAGAGCTTTTTCTGTAAAAGGCTTCGGAACTGTTATTACAGGAACTGTGCTTCAGGGAGAAATATCTGTTGGAAACTCCTTGTATACTTATCCTCTAAACAGCAAAGTCCGTATAAAGTCTATAGAAAATCATGGAATCAGGCTTGAAAAAATAGAAGAGGGAAACAGATGTGCCTTAAATATTTCTGATATAGAAAAAGAAAATGTAAAAAGGGGAAGTATTGTATCTTCAGCACCTGATTTTAAATCTTCTGATATTATTGATGTAATGTTTGAACCTTTGTCAAATGTTTCAGTAAAGAATAATCAAAAGATAAAAGTTTATTTTGGTACAAGAGAAATTTTAGGTAAAATAAAAATTTTTACAGAAAATTCTCAATTTATAAAAATAAATGACAAGAAAATAAAACACCCTGCACAAATTTATCTTGAAGAAAAAGCAGCTCTTATTTATAAAGAAAAAGGTATTATAAGAGATTCTGTTTCAGGAAAAATTTTAGGAGGAGTAAAAGTATTAAATCTCTCTTCTGAAAAAATAAAACAAAGTAATATTTTATATGCAGAAAAACTTATAAATATTTATAAAGAAGATGAAACTTTTGAAAATAAAAAAGACAGTGCTTATTTAAAAAATATTCTTGAAAACTTTCATAAGTTTTCTCATCTTGAAAGAGGAATATTAAGAGCTGAACTTAAAAATAAATATTTTAAAGATTTCTCACATAAAGATTTTAAAAAGTTTATAGATGAAAATATCATAAAAAATGAAATTAAATCTGAAAAAATTTATGAGAGAGAATATCTTTCTCTTAAAGATTATAAAATAAAACTTACAAAAGATGAAAAAGAGCTGAAAGAAAAAATCTTTAAAATTTACAAAGAAAGTAGATTTATTCCTAAAAAACAGAGTATAATAGAAGGAGACTTTCTTAATGCAGAAAATTTCAGAAATATTCATAACTATCTTTATGAAGAAGGAATGATTATTTTCTTAGAAAATGATTTCTATATTTTAAAAGGTTTTCTTAAAGAAGCTGAAAAACTTATAAAAGAATATCTTAAAGAACATGAAAAAATAACTCTTTCTGAAACAAGAACTCTTCTAAATATTGACAGATTATCAGCTGTTATGATTTTAGAAAAACTTGATAAGTTAAAAATTACAGAAAGAAATAAAGATTACAGAATTTTATATAAAGGAGAAAAACATGATTAA
- the selA gene encoding L-seryl-tRNA(Sec) selenium transferase: MKRELLRKLPRVDSLLKHKELEEYGKNIDYYTFSDSIKKGITFFREEILNDNISSFEEKDVIEKIKSIIKKEACYSLRKVINGTGTIIHTNLGRGIFSKETGKHLFDIVTSYCNLEYDIENGKRGSRISHLEKLICKITGAEGALAVNNNAAAVVLCLNEFAEGKEVIVSRGELVEIGGSFRIPEIMKFAGVFLKETGTTNKTYIEDYEKAVNENTAVLMKVHTSNYKINGFTHEPKRDEIKKLAKEKNLISIEDLGSGVLVDFSKYGIKKETTVQEVIKSGIDIVTFSGDKLLGSCQAGIIAGRKDLIERLKKNQYLRTVRIDKMGAAVLEHTLRMYLDEREAVKNIPVLKYITEDTSLVKRRAEKLSTLLNKKNIHNKVIETEANVGGGALPEEKLNSFGVEFLIDIPAYEIENKLRKADTAIIGRIEKNKFILDMKAIEEEEIEFTAHTISSVLGE, translated from the coding sequence ATGAAGAGGGAGTTACTAAGAAAACTGCCAAGAGTAGATTCCCTTCTAAAACATAAAGAATTAGAAGAATATGGAAAAAATATTGATTATTATACTTTCTCAGATTCTATAAAAAAAGGGATAACCTTTTTTCGTGAAGAAATTTTAAATGATAATATATCTTCATTTGAAGAAAAAGATGTAATTGAAAAAATTAAAAGTATCATAAAAAAAGAAGCTTGTTACAGTCTAAGAAAAGTAATAAACGGAACAGGAACAATTATTCATACAAACCTTGGAAGAGGTATCTTTTCCAAAGAAACAGGAAAACATCTTTTTGATATAGTAACTTCATATTGTAATCTTGAATATGATATTGAAAATGGGAAAAGAGGTTCTAGAATTTCCCATCTTGAAAAACTCATTTGTAAAATAACAGGTGCAGAAGGAGCACTTGCAGTAAATAACAATGCTGCAGCTGTTGTTCTGTGCCTTAATGAGTTTGCAGAAGGAAAAGAAGTTATTGTTTCAAGAGGAGAGCTTGTAGAAATTGGAGGCTCTTTCAGAATTCCTGAAATAATGAAATTTGCAGGAGTATTTTTAAAAGAAACAGGCACAACAAACAAAACATATATTGAAGACTATGAAAAAGCTGTAAATGAAAATACTGCTGTGCTTATGAAAGTTCATACATCTAATTATAAAATCAATGGATTTACCCATGAACCTAAAAGAGATGAAATAAAAAAACTCGCCAAAGAAAAAAATCTTATCTCAATAGAAGATTTAGGAAGTGGAGTTCTTGTTGATTTTTCAAAATATGGAATAAAAAAAGAAACAACGGTTCAAGAAGTTATAAAATCAGGAATTGATATTGTAACTTTCAGTGGAGACAAACTTCTTGGAAGCTGTCAGGCAGGAATTATTGCAGGAAGAAAAGATCTTATTGAAAGGCTTAAAAAAAATCAATATTTAAGAACTGTAAGAATAGATAAAATGGGAGCTGCTGTTTTAGAGCATACTCTTAGAATGTATCTTGATGAAAGAGAAGCTGTAAAAAATATTCCTGTGTTAAAATATATTACTGAAGATACTTCTCTTGTAAAAAGAAGAGCTGAAAAACTTTCTACTCTTCTTAATAAAAAAAACATTCATAACAAAGTCATAGAGACTGAAGCAAATGTTGGAGGAGGAGCTCTTCCTGAAGAAAAACTGAATAGTTTTGGAGTGGAATTTCTTATAGATATTCCTGCTTATGAAATTGAAAATAAGCTTAGAAAAGCAGATACAGCTATAATAGGAAGAATTGAAAAAAATAAATTTATCTTGGATATGAAAGCTATAGAGGAAGAGGAAATTGAGTTTACAGCTCATACTATATCTTCTGTGCTGGGAGAATAA
- the selD gene encoding selenide, water dikinase SelD, with translation MGPEVLSKILNDIPAVKDKNLIVGYEKSDDAAVYKLTDDIAMIQTLDFFTPMVEDPYIFGQIAAANSLSDVYAMGGIPKTAMNIVCYPEKEDIAGLGEILKGGAEKVREAGAVLSGGHSIHDPETKYGLSVTGIAHPDKILKNYGSQTGDVLVLTKPLGTGIITTAAKVGEAKEKHMEEAIKNMTALNKYAGEIMIKYPVTACTDITGFGFLGHLYEMAHASEKTFVIESELVPYIEGTKEYAKEFFTTGGGQKNRKYLEGKIELDNIPFWLEEILFDPQTSGGLLFSIPSAYVNNIMKELSSLEIKSAVVGTVEDLKEKNIIVR, from the coding sequence ATAGGACCAGAGGTTCTTTCAAAAATATTAAATGATATCCCTGCTGTAAAAGATAAAAATCTTATTGTGGGATATGAAAAATCAGATGATGCTGCTGTATATAAACTTACAGATGACATTGCAATGATTCAGACTTTGGATTTCTTCACACCTATGGTTGAAGATCCATACATATTCGGACAAATAGCAGCTGCAAATTCACTAAGTGATGTGTATGCAATGGGAGGTATTCCTAAAACTGCTATGAATATTGTATGTTATCCTGAAAAAGAAGATATTGCAGGTCTTGGAGAAATACTTAAAGGAGGAGCTGAAAAAGTTCGTGAAGCTGGAGCTGTCCTAAGTGGAGGACATTCTATCCATGATCCTGAAACAAAATACGGACTTTCTGTAACAGGTATTGCTCACCCTGATAAAATTTTAAAAAATTATGGTTCTCAGACAGGAGATGTATTAGTGCTTACAAAACCTTTGGGTACTGGAATTATAACAACTGCTGCAAAAGTAGGAGAAGCTAAAGAAAAACATATGGAAGAAGCCATAAAAAATATGACTGCCCTTAATAAATATGCAGGAGAAATAATGATAAAATATCCTGTAACTGCATGTACTGATATTACAGGATTTGGCTTCCTAGGTCATCTCTATGAAATGGCACATGCTTCAGAAAAAACTTTTGTTATTGAAAGCGAGCTTGTACCATATATAGAAGGAACAAAAGAATATGCAAAAGAATTCTTCACAACAGGAGGAGGTCAGAAGAACAGAAAATATCTTGAAGGAAAAATTGAACTTGATAATATTCCTTTCTGGCTTGAAGAAATTTTATTTGATCCTCAAACATCTGGAGGACTTCTTTTTTCTATTCCTTCTGCTTATGTAAATAATATTATGAAGGAATTATCTTCTCTTGAAATAAAATCTGCTGTTGTAGGAACTGTAGAAGATTTGAAAGAAAAAAATATTATTGTGAGGTAA
- a CDS encoding acylphosphatase, producing MKTFHYIVKGMVQHVGYRFYVGMRAKKLGVCGKVRNLDNGDVEVFVQSSDSEKLELVESAIYKGSPFGHVDEVIRDILDLEEMDDFQMIY from the coding sequence GTGAAAACTTTTCATTATATTGTTAAAGGAATGGTACAACATGTGGGATACAGATTTTATGTAGGTATGAGAGCTAAAAAACTTGGTGTCTGTGGAAAAGTAAGAAATCTTGATAACGGCGATGTAGAAGTTTTTGTTCAAAGCTCTGATTCTGAAAAACTTGAATTAGTAGAATCTGCTATCTATAAAGGCTCTCCTTTTGGACATGTTGATGAAGTTATAAGAGATATCCTTGATTTAGAAGAAATGGACGATTTCCAAATGATTTACTAA
- a CDS encoding Ppx/GppA phosphatase family protein: MKNISENKKNIIRGVIDIGTNSCRLFLAEVEKNENEAIIKKKLYKETQITKLGKFINPDSTIQEEGMNIVTNVIKKYAEKAREYNANEIIGFATSATREAANKDIFLKKIYDETKVNIKCISGEEEAHLTFSGAVTEFKNPVVLFDIGGGSTEIIFGDKNEIKFIKSFKAGAVRETETFFKNDSYENINKCIESLKERLSEIEPLKKYSFDLVGVAGTATTNVSVKEKMLKYDSEKVHGYVLTKEDVEKNLKKYLSVNLEERKKITGLQPQRADSVISGTIIILVIMELLNKDTFIVSECDNLEGAMSKTNL, from the coding sequence ATGAAAAATATAAGTGAAAACAAAAAAAATATTATAAGAGGAGTAATTGATATAGGGACAAATTCATGCAGACTTTTCCTTGCTGAAGTTGAAAAAAATGAAAATGAAGCTATTATAAAGAAAAAACTATATAAAGAAACTCAGATTACAAAACTTGGAAAATTCATAAATCCTGACAGCACAATACAAGAAGAAGGAATGAACATTGTAACAAATGTCATAAAAAAATATGCTGAAAAAGCTAGGGAATATAATGCTAATGAAATTATAGGATTTGCAACCTCAGCAACAAGAGAAGCTGCAAATAAAGATATATTCTTAAAAAAAATCTATGATGAAACAAAGGTAAATATAAAATGTATCTCAGGAGAAGAAGAAGCTCATCTTACTTTTTCAGGGGCTGTAACAGAATTTAAAAATCCTGTTGTACTTTTTGATATAGGAGGAGGAAGCACTGAAATTATCTTCGGGGATAAAAATGAAATTAAGTTCATTAAAAGTTTTAAAGCAGGTGCAGTAAGAGAAACAGAAACATTTTTTAAAAATGATTCCTATGAAAATATTAATAAATGTATAGAAAGTCTTAAAGAAAGACTTTCTGAAATTGAACCTCTGAAAAAATATTCTTTTGATCTTGTAGGAGTAGCAGGAACTGCTACTACAAATGTAAGTGTAAAAGAAAAAATGCTTAAATATGACAGCGAAAAAGTACATGGCTATGTACTTACAAAAGAAGATGTAGAAAAAAATCTAAAAAAATATTTAAGTGTAAACCTTGAAGAAAGAAAAAAAATAACAGGTCTTCAGCCTCAGAGAGCTGACAGTGTAATAAGTGGTACTATTATTATACTTGTTATTATGGAGCTTCTTAATAAAGATACATTCATTGTATCAGAATGTGATAACCTTGAGGGAGCAATGTCTAAAACAAATCTTTAA
- the htpX gene encoding zinc metalloprotease HtpX produces the protein MSNLKTFLLMGVMTFILMLIGNLIGGTNGVYFALVFAAFTNFISYWYSDKIVLSMYNAKPAGENSDVYRIVKNLTQRAGLPMPKVYTINQSQPNAFATGRNPHHAAVAVTTGLLDIMDDNELAGVIGHELGHVKHRDILIGTVAATFAAAIAFLANMAKWAAIFGGNRDRDDEGGNPIALIGVAIFAPMAAMLVQMCISRTREYKADAFGGQISGNPLYLANALRKLEAGVRRNSMNTNPAMENMFIVSPLSGDKIASLFSTHPSTKDRIAKLEAMAERGF, from the coding sequence ATGAGTAATTTAAAAACATTTTTACTTATGGGGGTTATGACATTTATTTTAATGCTCATAGGAAATCTTATAGGAGGAACAAACGGAGTATATTTTGCTCTTGTTTTTGCAGCTTTTACTAATTTTATTTCTTATTGGTACAGTGATAAAATAGTTTTAAGTATGTATAATGCAAAACCAGCAGGAGAAAATTCAGATGTATATAGAATTGTAAAAAATCTTACACAGAGAGCAGGACTTCCTATGCCAAAAGTGTATACAATTAATCAGAGTCAGCCAAATGCTTTTGCAACAGGAAGAAATCCTCATCATGCAGCTGTTGCAGTGACAACAGGACTTCTTGATATTATGGACGACAATGAACTTGCAGGAGTAATAGGACATGAGTTAGGGCATGTGAAACATAGAGATATTTTAATAGGAACAGTTGCTGCAACTTTTGCTGCTGCAATTGCTTTCTTGGCAAATATGGCAAAATGGGCTGCAATTTTTGGAGGAAACAGAGACAGAGATGATGAAGGAGGAAACCCTATTGCTCTTATAGGAGTTGCAATTTTCGCTCCTATGGCTGCTATGCTTGTTCAGATGTGTATTTCAAGAACAAGAGAATACAAGGCTGATGCTTTTGGAGGACAGATAAGTGGAAATCCTCTTTATCTTGCAAATGCTTTAAGAAAACTTGAAGCTGGAGTAAGAAGAAATTCTATGAATACAAATCCTGCTATGGAAAATATGTTTATAGTGAGTCCTCTTTCAGGAGATAAAATAGCATCTCTTTTTAGTACTCACCCATCAACAAAAGATAGAATAGCAAAACTTGAAGCTATGGCAGAGAGAGGATTTTAA
- a CDS encoding toxin-antitoxin system YwqK family antitoxin gives MRKKWGPLIGGILIGLVIMAMNYKNIVNDDKLIYKDNLVYEAEKDKPFTGVSESYYEGSDQLKFTSEYRKGKLHGKTTEYYENGQPSEVIKYKKDKPHGEAVYYYENGNIKLKTEYDDGLIDGKYTYYSEEGNILEESKYEKGLRTGKGEAHYENGVVSHKWDMKNGTGTIETYYENGNISEKISYKNFKLNGDYISYYEDGTIRQKSYYENGLREGIDEYFYENGVLREKCFYKNDKLHGVFESYNEDGTLFERYNYKNGEPVEK, from the coding sequence ATGAGAAAAAAATGGGGGCCTCTTATAGGAGGAATTCTTATAGGGCTTGTAATTATGGCAATGAACTATAAGAATATTGTAAATGATGATAAGCTTATTTATAAAGACAATCTTGTATATGAGGCTGAAAAGGATAAACCTTTTACAGGAGTTTCAGAATCTTATTATGAAGGATCAGATCAGCTTAAATTTACATCTGAATATAGAAAAGGAAAACTTCATGGAAAAACAACTGAATATTATGAAAATGGGCAGCCAAGTGAAGTAATAAAATATAAAAAAGATAAACCACATGGAGAAGCTGTTTATTATTATGAAAACGGAAATATAAAATTAAAAACAGAATATGATGATGGGCTTATTGATGGTAAATATACTTATTATTCAGAAGAGGGAAATATTCTTGAAGAAAGCAAATATGAAAAAGGCTTAAGAACAGGAAAAGGTGAAGCCCATTATGAAAATGGAGTAGTAAGCCATAAATGGGATATGAAAAATGGAACAGGAACAATAGAAACTTATTATGAAAATGGAAATATTTCTGAGAAAATTTCATATAAGAATTTTAAACTTAACGGAGATTATATTTCATATTATGAAGATGGAACTATCCGTCAGAAATCATATTATGAAAATGGCTTAAGAGAAGGAATTGATGAATACTTCTATGAAAATGGAGTTCTTCGTGAAAAATGCTTCTATAAAAATGATAAACTTCATGGAGTGTTTGAGTCATATAACGAAGATGGAACTCTTTTTGAAAGATATAATTATAAAAATGGTGAACCTGTAGAAAAATAA
- a CDS encoding ABC transporter ATP-binding protein, protein MIVLKNITYEIDGKKILDNVNLSIEDRFVVITGPNGSGKSTLAKIIMGIVKPTSGQIIFNGEDITNLPINERANKGISYAFQQPVHFKGLKVRDLLELADKKNKSLKHACDILSEVGLCARDYLDRELNGTLSGGEIKRIEIAMAVARGTELTIFDEPEAGIDLWSFQNLIYIFEKLYKETAGNILIISHQERILKIADKIIYLKDGHVEHYDTKENILKFLKIDDNEPMKCSVLADKF, encoded by the coding sequence ATGATTGTTTTAAAAAATATTACATATGAAATTGATGGAAAAAAAATACTTGATAATGTAAATTTATCAATAGAAGATAGATTTGTAGTGATAACAGGGCCTAATGGAAGTGGAAAATCAACTCTTGCCAAAATAATAATGGGAATAGTAAAGCCAACTTCTGGGCAGATTATTTTTAATGGAGAAGATATAACAAATCTTCCAATAAATGAAAGAGCAAACAAAGGAATAAGCTATGCTTTTCAGCAGCCTGTTCACTTTAAAGGTTTAAAAGTTCGTGATCTTTTAGAACTTGCTGACAAAAAAAATAAATCTTTAAAACATGCTTGTGATATTTTAAGTGAAGTTGGACTTTGTGCAAGAGATTATTTAGACCGTGAATTAAATGGAACTCTTTCAGGAGGAGAAATAAAAAGAATAGAGATTGCTATGGCTGTTGCAAGAGGAACAGAGCTTACAATTTTTGATGAGCCTGAAGCAGGTATAGATTTATGGAGTTTCCAAAATCTTATTTATATCTTTGAAAAACTTTATAAAGAAACAGCTGGAAATATTTTAATAATCAGTCACCAAGAAAGAATTTTAAAAATAGCAGATAAAATTATCTATTTAAAAGATGGACATGTTGAGCATTATGATACAAAAGAAAATATATTGAAATTTTTAAAAATTGATGATAATGAACCAATGAAATGTTCAGTTTTAGCAGATAAATTTTAA
- a CDS encoding SufB/SufD family protein, with product MDRIEKDILLEIAELETLPKGAYNIRSNGKSDLRNTTSNIDIITKTDKPGLDIKIKDGTKNESVHIPVIISKSGLKEVVYNDFFVGENCDITIVGGCGIHNCGGEESRHDGIHRFFIGKNSKVKYIEKHYGEGSSEGKRVMNPTTEVTLEENSFMDMQTSQIAGIDDTIRVTKAVLKENSSLIVHDKILTSGDQQAKAEIQVDLNGENSSCDIISRGVAKEKSYQEVVLGINGNAKCSGHAECDSIIMDHGVIVATPQLKATDVDASLIHEAAIGKIAGAQLIKLMTLGLTEKEAEEEIIQGFLR from the coding sequence ATGGACAGAATAGAGAAAGATATACTTTTAGAAATTGCTGAACTTGAAACTTTGCCAAAGGGTGCATATAATATCAGAAGCAATGGAAAAAGTGATTTAAGAAATACAACATCAAATATTGATATTATAACAAAAACAGATAAACCTGGACTTGATATAAAAATCAAAGATGGAACAAAAAATGAAAGTGTGCATATTCCTGTTATAATAAGTAAAAGTGGATTAAAAGAAGTTGTTTATAATGATTTTTTCGTAGGAGAAAATTGTGATATAACTATTGTTGGAGGTTGTGGTATACATAACTGTGGGGGAGAAGAAAGTCGTCATGATGGAATCCACCGTTTCTTTATAGGGAAGAACAGTAAAGTTAAATATATAGAAAAACATTACGGAGAAGGAAGCAGTGAAGGAAAAAGAGTTATGAATCCTACAACAGAAGTTACTCTTGAAGAAAATTCTTTTATGGATATGCAAACTTCCCAGATTGCAGGAATAGATGATACTATAAGAGTTACAAAAGCTGTTTTAAAAGAAAATTCTTCTCTTATAGTTCATGATAAAATTTTAACTTCAGGAGATCAACAGGCAAAAGCTGAAATTCAAGTAGACTTAAATGGTGAAAACAGTAGTTGTGATATTATAAGCCGTGGAGTTGCAAAAGAAAAAAGTTATCAAGAAGTAGTTCTTGGAATAAATGGAAATGCAAAATGCAGTGGACATGCTGAATGTGATTCAATAATTATGGATCATGGAGTTATTGTAGCTACTCCTCAATTAAAAGCAACTGATGTAGATGCTTCTCTTATTCATGAAGCTGCAATTGGAAAAATTGCAGGAGCTCAGCTTATAAAACTTATGACTTTAGGACTTACAGAAAAAGAAGCAGAAGAAGAAATAATTCAAGGATTTTTAAGATAA
- a CDS encoding ABC transporter permease encodes MKKLNQHNNFIKKNIFLFLILFIWIVGSYFSWWSSYIIPVPWKVLSSALKLLKNGELFKHLIISITRIFSGFFITLLIGIPSAVIFGMFPKVYNYFKRILEFMRHTPPLALIPMIILWFGIGETSKIIIIVLASFFPVFLNTLKGIRSCDKKLIEVGKVFNFTEYEIFKKIIFPSAIPDILTGIKLGIGYSWRSIIGAEMIAASSGIGYLILDGQQMSRSDVIVVGILSIGIFGSVTDFICSKVVERCIRNRGVYHE; translated from the coding sequence ATGAAGAAATTAAATCAGCACAATAATTTTATTAAAAAAAATATTTTTCTTTTTCTGATTTTATTCATCTGGATTGTAGGTTCATATTTTTCATGGTGGAGCAGTTATATAATTCCAGTTCCATGGAAAGTACTTTCTTCAGCTTTAAAACTTTTAAAAAATGGAGAGCTTTTTAAACATCTTATTATAAGTATAACAAGAATTTTTTCAGGTTTTTTTATAACACTTTTGATAGGAATTCCAAGTGCTGTTATATTTGGAATGTTTCCGAAAGTATATAATTATTTTAAAAGAATTTTGGAATTTATGAGACACACTCCACCTCTTGCCCTTATACCTATGATAATTTTATGGTTTGGAATAGGAGAAACTTCAAAAATAATAATAATAGTTCTAGCATCTTTTTTTCCTGTTTTTTTAAATACTCTTAAAGGGATAAGAAGCTGTGATAAAAAACTTATAGAAGTGGGAAAAGTTTTTAATTTTACTGAATATGAAATTTTTAAAAAAATAATTTTTCCTTCAGCAATTCCTGATATTTTAACAGGAATAAAACTTGGAATAGGATATAGCTGGAGATCTATAATTGGGGCTGAAATGATAGCTGCATCTTCAGGAATAGGTTATCTTATACTGGATGGACAGCAGATGTCAAGATCTGATGTTATAGTTGTAGGTATTCTTTCAATAGGAATATTTGGTTCTGTTACAGATTTTATATGTTCTAAAGTTGTTGAAAGATGTATAAGAAACAGAGGTGTATATCATGAATAG
- a CDS encoding ABC transporter ATP-binding protein, with protein MNSKFIIENVSKSFFQQNDDTEKEVLKNINLEISGNEITVIVGKSGCGKTTFLRILAGLENVSQGKIKFIDNLGKEKAAKIGMVFQEPRLMPWLDVEKNIRIYEKDEKVDVDKILSLISLSHVKHFYPRELSGGMASRVAIGRAIGYNPDILLMDEPFAALDYFTRRQLQEEIIKIHKETGKGIIFVTHNIDEAVLIGEKIIIFNEEKYKEFKIEKDYPRDISDIELLNLKKEVLNEIL; from the coding sequence ATGAATAGCAAATTTATAATTGAAAATGTATCTAAAAGTTTTTTTCAGCAGAATGATGATACAGAAAAAGAAGTTTTGAAAAATATAAATCTTGAAATATCTGGAAATGAAATAACAGTTATTGTAGGAAAAAGTGGCTGTGGAAAGACAACTTTTTTAAGAATACTTGCAGGTCTTGAAAATGTATCTCAGGGAAAAATAAAATTTATAGATAATCTTGGAAAAGAAAAAGCAGCGAAAATAGGAATGGTATTTCAAGAACCAAGACTTATGCCTTGGCTTGATGTGGAAAAAAATATAAGAATATATGAGAAAGATGAAAAGGTTGATGTGGATAAAATACTTTCTCTTATCTCTCTTTCTCATGTTAAACATTTTTATCCTAGAGAACTTTCAGGAGGAATGGCAAGCAGAGTGGCAATAGGAAGAGCTATAGGATATAATCCTGATATACTTTTAATGGACGAACCTTTTGCAGCCCTTGACTATTTTACAAGGAGGCAGCTTCAGGAGGAAATTATAAAAATTCATAAAGAGACAGGAAAGGGAATTATTTTTGTAACTCATAATATTGATGAGGCTGTTCTTATAGGCGAGAAAATAATAATTTTTAACGAGGAAAAATATAAGGAATTTAAAATTGAAAAAGATTATCCAAGGGATATAAGTGATATAGAACTTCTTAATTTGAAAAAAGAGGTTTTAAATGAAATATTATAA